The Nicotiana tomentosiformis chromosome 2, ASM39032v3, whole genome shotgun sequence genome includes the window ttgttgttgtctgtGTATCACAGGTTGATAGTGCGAACAAACACGGTATATTGCTGGAGATGGTTCAAGTTCTGACTGATCTCGACCTTGTGATTTCAAAATCATACATATGCTCTGATGGTGGCTGGTTAATGGATGGTTAGTTCTCCTTTACTCTATGCCTTTCTCACCTCACCAATTGCTTAACCATCTTTCCCACAACAAATCAAGAATGAATCAACAGCTggtttgagtattataatccaaTATAGAAATGCAACTAACAACTTTCTGATCCATATCTGAGTCATCCACAACTATAAGATTTGTTTTTTTCTTGCATCTTTACCAGTTTTCCACGTGACTGACCAACTTGGGAACAAAATTACTGACGAAAGCCTCATCCACTACATCGAACAGGTTAGTCTATACTTTCTCTATGCTTCAGTGACTTAAATTAAGTATTCCAAAAAACATTTAGTGGGTTTTAGGGATAAGGCCAACAAAGCAGTTAATTTGCTCAATTTGCCCTCCTCTTGCTCTTTactcatttcattttttttaaaagaaattgcCGAGCAAAGAAGTATGCTGGCAACTGTTGTCCAAAAGTATAGTATATGTTTTTTCTTTCAAATTAACATTTAACTAAAACAAGCTTAGTGTTTGACAGGCTATTTGTGCTAGTAGAAGAGGGTCCAGGGAAATCCAAACATGTGTTGATAGAAATGTAAGACCAAGGCATGTTTCAATGGAGCACACGGCTATGGAGATGACGGGGATAGATAGACCCGGACTAATGTCTGAGATATCTGCTGTGCTGGCTGAGTTGGGTTGCCACGTGTCTGCTGCTGTGGCATGGACACATAACAAACGAGCAGCATGCATTGTCTACGTGGAAGATGAACTGAAGCATGGGCCAATCCAGGACCCCTATCGAGTGGCACAAGTACAGGAACAACTGGAGAATGTTGTAGAGGCCCACCATTATGATGGGGAGCGACGGAGTGTGAGGCTCGCAGCACCGGCAGCTAGCCAAACCCATACCGAAAGGAGGCTCCACCAATTGATGGCTGCTGACAGAGACTATGAGCAATGTTGTTCCTGTGGTTATGAGTCGAGTGCAGATGATGAAGTATACAGGCAGAAAAAGGGATGTAATGGTACAGAAGTGAAGGTAGAAAATTGTAGGCAGAAAGGCTACTCCATTGTTACTGTGAGGAGTGTAGACAGACCCAAATTACTATTTGACACAATCTGCACCTTGACAGACTTGCAGTATGTCGTATTCCACGCCTCCATCAGCTCTTTTGAATCCATTGCTGTTCAGGTAAAATCTGTTGCTTTTGCCCAACTGCTCCTTAAAGTCCCTAGAGGTTCTGCGCCAGACAGGACGGTCCTCATGCTTTGTTTCTAACATTTCTATGTATGCATGAAAATCTCAGGAATACTATGTGAGACACAAGAATGGATGGACTCTGGATTCAGAAAGTGAAAGACGTAGACTGACCCAAAATCTGATGGCTGCCACTGAGAGGAGAGTATCCCATGTAAGTTTCAAAGGATTGACTAACACAACATTTACagtatattttcttaattcaaCTTCCCTACTCCCCTATAACAGAAAGGTACTCACGATTTGAAGTGACTATGATTTGTACAGGGATTGAGGCTGGATGTTAGTACTCAAAACAGGGTAGGATTGTTATCAGACGTTACAAGAGTGTTTCGGGAGAGCGGATTATCCATTAGCAGGGCCGAGATTGGGATACAAGGCGAAAAAGCAGTTGGCACATTCTATGTAAAAGATGCTTCAGGACAAGCTGTTAACCCAGAAACCTTGGAGACAGTACGAAGAGAAATTGGAGGCACTGTCCTGGTGGTAAATAAATCCTTGGGGAGATCAAGTTCTCAACCCACTTCTTCATCAAATACAACCCCTAACATAAGCACTAGCCACAGCAGCAGCAAGCAAGACAAACCTGGTTTCTCACTAGGGAGCTTGTTGTGGTCTCAGGTTGAGTGGCTTTCTAGCAATTTCAGACCTATAAAATCCTAAGATTCCAACTGGTGCTCCGGAGATGCTTGTCTGTTTTGGCCATCTTATTTGTAAATACATAGCATCATCCCTCTGTAAATAATTAGCAACACTTGTAAATAATGATAGTCACATGATACCATGTACATAGCTTTGCAGCAT containing:
- the LOC104119532 gene encoding ACT domain-containing protein ACR1; the encoded protein is MEISAYKPYGDPEFESLIERIHPPRVCIDNDSCRDCTIVKVDSANKHGILLEMVQVLTDLDLVISKSYICSDGGWLMDVFHVTDQLGNKITDESLIHYIEQAICASRRGSREIQTCVDRNVRPRHVSMEHTAMEMTGIDRPGLMSEISAVLAELGCHVSAAVAWTHNKRAACIVYVEDELKHGPIQDPYRVAQVQEQLENVVEAHHYDGERRSVRLAAPAASQTHTERRLHQLMAADRDYEQCCSCGYESSADDEVYRQKKGCNGTEVKVENCRQKGYSIVTVRSVDRPKLLFDTICTLTDLQYVVFHASISSFESIAVQEYYVRHKNGWTLDSESERRRLTQNLMAATERRVSHGLRLDVSTQNRVGLLSDVTRVFRESGLSISRAEIGIQGEKAVGTFYVKDASGQAVNPETLETVRREIGGTVLVVNKSLGRSSSQPTSSSNTTPNISTSHSSSKQDKPGFSLGSLLWSQVEWLSSNFRPIKS